The sequence CCCTAGTAAAAGACACTAGAGTATTGTCCTTCAATGACCCCATTCCACATCCCTATATCACAAGAATAATCTGCACTTGGCACTCAGCTGAAGACTGAGCTTGGGCCGCGCTTGCCCCAAACTGGTGCCCATTTGCCATCATGGACACCAGTCAATTGCGCTCACTAAAGAGTCATGTCACCCAGTGATGCAAGGACTATAGTACATAGCAGTGCTGGCATCAGAGAGAGCAGAAATCAGACTACTCTCCTCACATGGCATAGTTCTAGTAGTAGCCAGCTTGGTCATTGGCAAGTGATAGCCAGGAATAGACACTTGTGTTCTGCTCATATTTAAATATTGGTCAAATTCATTGCGGTCAACATCTCCCCAAAGCTCAGATGGATTGAGATGATCCATGGTGTCTAGCTGAGGTGCTTCAGGAGGTGGAGAGAGCTGGCCCAGTGGAGTGCATGCTGAAGAACCACTCTGAGGATTGTAGTAGAATGCAGTGGACGGTGGAGTCCTAAGTATGTTACTCATATGAGATGGCGAGGAAGAGTATGGTATGGAAAGCTCCCTCAGGGTCTTCTCTTGGCCAAATTCGATACCATGCTGGTAGGATCTAAAGGGCATGGATTCTGCCTCATCCCGCATGTGAGGAGGGAAGAAGGCTGGCTCACCCTGCTCCAGAACATCCAAAGGAGACATTTCTGGGGTTGGCAACCCAAAACTTTCCAGCTCGTTGGATACCAAAGGCTGCAACTCTCGGAAGTGGGTGAGGTTGGAAGGAGCATGTCCTCCAGAGTATCCCTCGGACCTAAGCAATGGGGAAGACTCAACTCTCTTCATCTTCTTGGCCTGCTTCTTCCTACGTGGACGGTACTTGTAGTTTGGATGATCATGTAGATGTTGAACACGTAGACGTTCTGCCTCTTCCACAAAGGGGCGCTTTTCAATGGCAGTCAGACTCTTCCAGGACTGACCTgtaaaatgtaaatagtaattttACTAAGATGTTCaagaaaagtggaaaaaaatcaCCACCATCAATGACAACAACCCTGAGACCCTTATTCAGAAAGTGACAACAGCATTAAGCAGGACTATTAACAACTATTATACTTCCCtctataatataactactataatactgctccctatgtacaagaatataactactataatactgccccctatgtgcaagaatataactactataatactggtcctatgtacaagaatataactactataatactgctccctatgtacaagaatataactactataatattgactcctgataaaaatgccatatacattTTGATTACAGTAGTTTGGCCCAGTTTTGTTGATATCCAATGCTAATAACATGTCGTGACCTTATACTTCTTTAAATGAAGGATTTGCTTCACTTGTACCCAGTTTAGATAATCCTCTCCAGACTAATACATTTTAACTGCACTAATACATTGTATCTGCAATCTGCACGGAATTCTGCAGTTGATAAATTTTTGAATTGTACAGaactattgggggagatttatcagaagtgtctgaaagcagatctgttctagttccccatggcaaccaaatagagctcagctttcatttcccctcagctgtttataaaatgaaagctgaactggttggtttccatgagcaactagaagagtttaaccccagacacttctgataaatctccccctgtgtgaACTTACATCGAATCTGCCTTTGGTATATTTTTGAAACAATTGCTACAAGCCTTGGGCTCTAAGAAGCATAAGATTTGTACAGGTTTTCAAGTCTCAATATAGTAACTTTCACTGATTTCACTGATATAGCAAAGATTTAGAAAATTAAGTTATATTAGAAAGTTGCAGAACTCTTCATTGCAATGAGAGAGATCAGAATTCTATTCatgacataaacatacagacattTGTACATATGTAAGTACACATCCAGTGGCACTGTGCCATGTTGTGTTCAGTCCTCATGTACTCTTCCAGTCTCTATTGTGGTATAGAACAATTCATGTCAGTTAACCACCCATCCCATCACAGAACTTATTCTCACCCAGCATTTTGCTAAGTACAGCATTGTGGAGATCCGGGTTTTGTTGTGCCAATCTCTTCCTCTCGTCTTTGGCCCACACCATAAAAGCATTCATAGGGCGCCTAATCCGGGGGTCACCAGTCTTCTCATCAGAGGAGCTGTAGCCGCCATATCCAGACTGGGGGCTTGGAGCAGGACTGACCTGAGCTACAGGAGAGTTGGATGTTCGGCCAGGCTCAGGAGTAGCAGCCGGAGGAGGGACCCATGAACTTCCACCGCCTCGACCCAGagtagtctcctctctgcagtAATTTGACTCAGATCTATGCATTCCAGCTAGGCAGATCCTGTAGACAAAAGTGGGTGCACAGAATGTGGGGATGTCCTCAGGTATTGCAGAGTATACTCCACTGAAGAAAGTGCGGATCCAAAAAGTagaatcaatctatctatctatctatatctatctttgTATTCTGTGTACTGTCACTGAGTCTTTGTAACTGTCCTTCTGTCATCCAGCATCCAGCTGTTTGAGCAGTTTGGAGCATTAGGAATCAAATATAGAAACTTGTCACCAATCAGCTGCAGGATGGGAGGGGAGTCTAATGCatctggggggtgaggaggggcagCAAGAGGGTCTGATACTTTGAAGAGCAGTTTGCTTGCATGAAGAAGTTAACCCTGTGTAGAAAAGTGTAGAGAAGCAAATAAGAGTAAATAGGCACTGGAAGTTACACCGGTCATTGGTTTTGCAAGTATTATAGAAAAATGTCCAGTAATTTATTTAGATTCAATTCATATTAGCTACCAATTTCAGGGTCAAGGCACAACTATGCTCATAGCTCCACTATGCTCTTTGATTCTCTTTTAAAAAGATGCTAATAGTGCTGAGCACATATCACTCACGAAAGTGGGTGACACCTGAATCCTTAAATGACGTCACAGACTTGGTCAAGAATATATATTTAGCTTTTTAGTACAAGAATTTAAGTTATACAATACTTATAAACACTTATAAATACTTATACACTCTTATAAACATATAAATTGTTTATATTAATGTCCTATGTACAGAAATGCAACTACTgtaatgctgcctcctatgtacaagaatctaactactataattctactcctatgtacaagaatataactactataatactgccccctatgttaaagaatataactactataatactgccccctatgtacaagaatatagctactataatactgccccctatgtacaagaatataactactataatactgcctcctatgtacaaggatataactactataatactgcccactatgtacaagaatataactactataatacttccccttatgtacaagaatataactactataatactgcccactatgtacaagaatataactactataatactgccatctatgtacaagaatataactactataatactaccccctatgtacaagaatataactactataatactgccccctatgttaaagaatataactacaggcggtcccctacttaaggacacccgacttacagacaacccatagttacagacggacccctctgcccactgtgacctctggtgaagctctctggatgctttaaaatagtcccagattgcaataatcagcttaaaattgtctgtaatgaagctttattgataattcttggtcctattacagcaaaaaaatttgaaactccaattgtcactggggaaaaaaaaaaaattgtcgggaactacaatgataaaatatacagtttcgacttacatacaaattcaacttaagaacaaacctacagtccctatcttgtatgtaacccggggactgcctgtactataatactgcccctatgtacaagaatataactattataatactgccccctatgttaaagaatataactactataatactgtccccatgtagaaaaatataactactgtaatactctcccctatatataactacaggcagtccccgggttacatacaagatagggtccataggcttgttcttaagttgaatttgtatgcaagtcgaaactgtatattttataattgtagatccagacaaaattcttttttgccccagtgacaattggagtttaaattttttttttgctgtaattggaccaggcattatcaataaaaaataattacagacaccttacagctgatcagtgcagtctaggactatagtaaagcatccagagagcttcaccagaggtcacaggggtccatctgtaactaggggtcgtctgcaagtcgggtgtccttaagtaggggactgcctgtaccataatactgctccctatgtataagaatataactactataatactcctcctatgtacaagaatataactactataatactcctcctatgtacaagaaaataactactattatactcctcctatgtacaagaatataactactataatactgtcccccatttagaaaaatataactactgtaatactgctccctatgtataagaatataactactataatactgcccctatgtacaaaattagaac comes from Engystomops pustulosus chromosome 6, aEngPut4.maternal, whole genome shotgun sequence and encodes:
- the SOX18 gene encoding transcription factor SOX-18; protein product: MHRSESNYCREETTLGRGGGSSWVPPPAATPEPGRTSNSPVAQVSPAPSPQSGYGGYSSSDEKTGDPRIRRPMNAFMVWAKDERKRLAQQNPDLHNAVLSKMLGQSWKSLTAIEKRPFVEEAERLRVQHLHDHPNYKYRPRRKKQAKKMKRVESSPLLRSEGYSGGHAPSNLTHFRELQPLVSNELESFGLPTPEMSPLDVLEQGEPAFFPPHMRDEAESMPFRSYQHGIEFGQEKTLRELSIPYSSSPSHMSNILRTPPSTAFYYNPQSGSSACTPLGQLSPPPEAPQLDTMDHLNPSELWGDVDRNEFDQYLNMSRTQVSIPGYHLPMTKLATTRTMPCEESSLISALSDASTAMYYSPCITG